From Ischnura elegans chromosome 13 unlocalized genomic scaffold, ioIscEleg1.1 SUPER_13_unloc_1, whole genome shotgun sequence, a single genomic window includes:
- the LOC124172393 gene encoding uncharacterized protein LOC124172393: protein MNLMPEDSDDSMCSVSSRSVRELKQRACFYFYSDESTGITTDVGSLIKTEAIVGGEYQVLWDGVPEKVLTIAVGGKLLEIKESQEEFEKPLNKSNSSPKEAVEKLVGKAEEGAKGGKRRAMKCKNSAPAVNFPENRDPISNAIGIALGEEDPQDFHFPASAGAAPVPVPLESGVIKDGNILIELDGLPSRVSIDSELANAVDDMERRDILLRHARKYLKNTPSDHSVLLHPGFHIYIKKGDKIGALSNGTTPKRLQEELLMRLFGREYIRCHSAKGQRVSKGGNPAACRATMDAIDAYVKTKLKGEVVPRLSKTFNNLAKNLRVSSGYQAGKYRYTSQKRKPVLEGCDESHSGGTRRANR from the exons ATGAATCTGATGCCAGAGGATTCCGACGACTCCATGTGCAGCGTCTCTTCCCGGAGCGTACGAGAGTTGAAGCAGAGGGCCTGCTTCTACTTTTACTCCGACGAGAGTACAGGGATTACAACGGATGTAGGATCCCTTATTAAAACGGAGGCAATAGTTGGAGGGGAGTACCAGGTGCTGTGGGATGGAGTGCCTGAGAAAGTGTTAACCATAGCAGTTGGTG GAAAACTTTTGGAGATAAAAGAATCCCAGGAAGAATTTGAGAAGCCTCTCAATAAAAGTAATTCGTCCCCGAAAGAGGCGGTCGAGAAGCTTGTGGGCAAGGCGGAGGAAGGGGCGAAAGGCGGGAAGAGGAGGGCGATGAAATGTAAGAATTCTGCGCCCGCCGTAAATTTTCCTGAGAACAGGGACCCCATTTCCAATGCCATTGGCATTGCCCTCGGAGAGGAAGATCCCCAAGACTTCCACTTCCCGGCTTCTGCAGGCGCAGCTCCTGTGCCAGTGCCTTTGGAAAGTGGCGTGATAAAAGACGGGAATATCCTGATTGAGTTGGATGGCCTACCCTCTAGGGTTTCAATTGACTCGGAGTTGGCGAATGCAG TTGACGACATGGAAAGGAGGGACATTTTGCTAAGACatgcaagaaaatatttgaaaaacaccCCTTCGGATCACTCG GTTTTGCTGCACCCTGGCTTCCatatatacattaaaaaaggtgataaaattggGGCGCTCAGCAATGGGACGACCCCGAAAAGGTTACAGGAGGAGTTGCTGATGAGGCTATTTGGGAGGGAGTATATTAGATGCCACTCTGCTAAGGGCCAGAGAGTATCCAAAGGAGGGAATCCTGCAGCATGCAGAGCCACAATGGACGCTATTGATG CTTATGTGAAGACGAAACTGAAAGGGGAGGTGGTGCCCAGGCTGTCAAAGACATTTAACAATTTGGCAAAAAATCTGAGGGTGAGCAGTGGTTACCAGGCGGGAAAATACCGATACACCTCACAGAAAAG GAAGCCTGTATTGGAAGGGTGTGATGAGAGCCACAGTGGAGGCACAAGGCGGGCGAACCGTTGA
- the LOC124172534 gene encoding zinc finger protein 883-like yields the protein MLILDSMLAQASTSSQGEEVDAEGTTAIVIDLDTLLVLTKKELPPRETDATEPTVTENGELVQNLTMSMESMTEADESPASERASALFAVLEPKIRASYSRKGKKVIDKDIKKCDTLLADKITLCSNPNDGRLHSKSGYASKIREDRGEVTIAGKRGCCNNAETIKFFRSTENGKNGTEAAIRENKVKSTCMIKNPGKRTCSRKKSYHCFYCRDAFNAKYDLIKHLEIHFGSGNLDIDSNLSIGKDSSLKTLVSRREINTSCQPISSESLNHLMCKSQGVRKKGNWLIEDNFGGTRENKNVGEVGRSFTVDGKSCTVVPLTAKTSYSSSKCEKSFSAKSSVVRHTHTRTKIKTYPCGECDKSFSQKSHLVCHMRIHTKENPYSCNVCEKSFNIRSNLVSHIRTHTKEKPYSCNECDKSFSQKSHLVRHIRTHTKEKPYPCNECDKSFCQKSTLVCHMQIHTKENPYACNECEKSFSQKSHLVRHIRTHTKEKLYSCNECDKSFSRKDNLVIHIRTHWKEKPYSCNECDKSFSQNSHLVCHMRIHTRENPYSCNVCEKSFNIRSNLVSHIRTHTKEKPYSCKECDKSFSQKSHLVCHMRIHTKEKPYSCNVCDKSFSQKVTLLRHMRTHTKEKPYSCNECDKSFSQKSHLVCHMRIHTKEKPYFCNVCDKSFSHKISLHIHIRTHTKEKPSSCD from the exons atgctgattttgGACTCTATGCTGGCACAggcctcaacatcttcccaaggtgaagaggtggatgctgaaggcacaACAGCCATTGTTATAGACCTTGACACTCTGCTGGTTTTGACCAAGAAAGAACTACCTCCCAGggagactgatgccactgag cctactgttACGGAGAATGGAGAGCTGGTTCAGAATCTAACAATGTCTATGGAGTCTATGACAGAGGCGGATG agtccCCAGCTTCTGAACGAGCCTCAGCCTTGTTTGCAGTCCTTGAACCAAAGATAAGAGCATCAtattcaaggaaaggaaagaaggtgattgataaagacattaaaaaatgtgatacCTTACTTGCTGATAAAATAACGTTGTGCTCAAATCCTAATGATGGACGGTTACATTCGAAATCTGGATATGCATCTAAAATCAGAGAGGATAGAGGAGAAGTGACTATTGCAGGGAAGAGAGGTTGTTGTAATAATGCAGAAACCATCAAGTTTTTCAGGAGCACTGAGAATGGGAAGAATGGTACTGAGGCAGCCATACgggaaaacaaagtgaaaagtaCTTGCATGATTAAAAATCCCGGGAAGCGTACctgttcaaggaaaaaatcttatcattgtttctactgcaggGATGCATTCAATGCCAAATATGATCTCATTAAGCACCTCGAGATTCACTTCGGTTCTGGCAATTTagatattgattcaaatttgtcaaTCGGAAAAGATTCGTCGCTCAAAACCTTGGTTTCTAGAAGAGAAATTAACACTTCTTGTCAGCCCATCTCCTCCGAGAGTTTAAATCATCTGATGTGTAAAAGCCAAGgggtgagaaaaaaaggaaattggcTTATTGAGGATAACTTCGGAGGAACAAGGGAGAATAAAAATGTGGGGGAAGTGGGGAGAAGCTTCACTGTAGATGGGAAATCATGCACAGTTGTTCCACTCACAGCAAAGACATCTTATTCATCCAGtaaatgtgaaaagtctttctctgcaaAAAGCAGCGTTGTCCGTCACACTCATACTCGCACGAAGATAAAAACTTATCCGtgcggtgaatgtgataagtctttctctcaaaagagtcaccttgtctgtcacatgcggattcatacaaaggagaatcCTTATTCTTGCAATGTGTGCGAAAAGTCATTTAACATAAGGAgcaaccttgtcagtcacattaggactcatacgaaggagaaaccttattcttgcaatgaatgtgataagtctttctctcaaaagagtcacctagtccgtcacattcggactcatacgaaggaaaaaccttatccttgcaatgaatgtgataagtcctTCTGTCAAAAGAGtacccttgtctgtcacatgcaaattcatacaaaggagaatcCTTAtgcttgcaatgaatgtgaaaagtctttctctcaaaagagtcaccttgtccgtcacattcggactcatacgaaggagaaactttattcttgcaatgaatgtgataagtctttctctcgaaaggacAACCTTGTcattcacattcggactcattggaaggagaaaccttattcttgcaatgaatgtgataagtcctTCTCTCAAAACagtcaccttgtctgtcacatgcggaTTCATACAAGGGAGAATCCTTATTCTTGCAATGTGTGCGAAAAGTCTTTTAACATAAGGAgcaaccttgtcagtcacattaggactcatacgaaggagaaaccttattcttgcaaggaatgtgataagtctttctctcaaaagagtcaccttgtatgtcacatgcggattcatacaaaggagaaaccttattcttgcaatgtatgtgataagtctttctctcaaaaggtCACCCTTCtccgtcacatgcggactcatacgaaggagaaaccttattcttgcaatgaatgtgataagtctttctctcaaaagagtcaccttgtatgtcacatgcggattcatacaaaggagaaaccttatttttgcaatgtatgtgataagtctttctctcataagatTTCCCTTCAcattcacattcggactcatacgaaggagaaaccttctTCTTGCGATTAA